The Glycine max cultivar Williams 82 chromosome 12, Glycine_max_v4.0, whole genome shotgun sequence genome window below encodes:
- the NAC4 gene encoding NAC domain protein NAC4, with protein MGVPEKDPLSQLSLPPGFRFYPTDEELLVQYLCRKVAGHHFSLPIIAEIDLYKFDPWVLPSKAIFGEKEWYFFSPRDRKYPNGSRPNRVAGSGYWKATGTDKIITTEGRKVGIKKALVFYIGKAPKGTKTNWIMHEYRLLDSSRKNTGTKLDDWVLCRIYKKNSSAQKAVQNGVVPSNEHTQYSNGSSSSSSSQLDDVLESLPAIDERCFPMPRVNTLQQQQHEEKVNVQNLGEGGLLDWTNPSVLNSVVDFVSGNNNHNQLVQDQTQGMVNYNACNDLYVPTLCHVGTSVPQKMEEEVQSGVRNQRVQNNSWFLQNDFTQGFQNSVDTSGFKYPVQPVGFGFRN; from the exons atgggaGTTCCAGAGAAAGACCCTCTTTCCCAATTGAGTTTGCCTCCTGGTTTTCGGTTTTACCCCACCGACGAGGAGCTCCTCGTTCAGTATCTATGCCGCAAGGTCGCTGGCCACCATTTCTCTCTTCCAATCATTGCTGAAATTGATTTGTACAAGTTCGACCCATGGGTTCTTCCAA GTAAGGCGATTTTCGGTGAGAAAGAGTGGTACTTTTTCAGCCCTAGAGACAGGAAATACCCTAACGGGTCCCGACCCAACAGAGTAGCCGGGTCGGGTTATTGGAAAGCCACCGGAACCGACAAGATCATCACCACCGAAGGTAGAAAAGTTGGCATAAAAAAAGCCCTCGTTTTCTACATTGGCAAAGCCCCCAAAGGCACCAAAACCAATTGGATCATGCACGAGTATCGCCTCCTCGACTCTTCCCGAAAAAACACCGGCACCAAG CTTGATGACTGGGTTCTGTGTCGTATCTACAAGAAGAACTCGAGTGCACAGAAGGCGGTGCAAAACGGCGTCGTTCCGAGCAACGAGCACACTCAATACAGCAACggttcctcttcctcttcttcgtcaCAACTCGACGACGTTCTGGAATCGCTGCCAGCGATTGATGAACGGTGTTTCCCGATGCCACGTGTCAACACGCTGCAGCAACAGCAGCACGAGGAGAAGGTCAATGTTCAGAACTTGGGTGAAGGGGGGTTACTGGATTGGACCAACCCTTCGGTTCTGAATTCGGTCGTTGATTTCGTATCGGggaataataatcataatcaatTGGTGCAGGACCAGACGCAAGGCATGGTGAACTACAACGCGTGCAATGACCTCTATGTCCCTACGTTATGCCATGTGGGCACGTCAGTTCCGCAAAAGATGGAGGAAGAGGTGCAAAGCGGCGTGAGAAACCAACGGGTCCAGAACAATTCCTGGTTTCTTCAGAATGATTTCACACAGGGGTTTCAGAATTCGGTTGACACGTCTGGGTTTAAGTACCCGGTTCAACCGGTGGGGTTCGGGTTCAGGAATTGA
- the LOC100784578 gene encoding NAC transcription factor 56 encodes MGSTDSSSGSQQPNLPPGFRFHPTDEELVVHYLKKKTASAPLPVAIIAEVDLYKFDPWELPAKAAFGEQEWYFFTPRDRKYPNGARPNRAATSGYWKATGTDKPVLTSGGTQKVGVKKALVFYGGKPPRGIKTNWIMHEYRLADNKPNNRPPPGCDLGNKKNTLRLDDWVLCRIYKKSNTHRSPMEHEREDSMDDMIGGIPPSINVGHMSARFHHLSKMTTAYNSGAMLENEHNLLEGMMIGNNNGGMNTTTTATTTPGAMSSHLGGSKAELSFVPTMTHSSNTSKRTLSSLYWNDEDVTGTSSSNRRFNLESGDNNNHGSVVRADQENGTASSIATLLNQLPQTPSLHQQSMLGSIGDGLLRTTYQIPGMNWYA; translated from the exons ATGGGGAGCACCGACTCATCAAGCGGTTCACAACAACCGAACCTGCCACCTGGGTTTCGGTTCCACCCCACCGATGAAGAGCTTGTGGTTCACTACCTCAAGAAAAAAACAGCTTCTGCTCCTCTTCCGGTAGCCATAATCGCCGAGGTTGATCTCTACAAGTTCGATCCATGGGAGCTACCCG CTAAGGCCGCGTTTGGGGAGCAGGAGTGGTATTTCTTTACACCGAGGGACAGGAAGTATCCGAACGGCGCGAGGCCAAACAGGGCGGCCACATCAGGGTATTGGAAGGCTACTGGGACTGATAAGCCTGTGTTGACCTCTGGTGGGACCCAAAAGGTTGGGGTGAAGAAGGCTTTGGTTTTCTATGGAGGGAAGCCCCCAAGAGGGATCAAAACCAAttggatcatgcatgagtataGGCTTGCTGATAACAAGCCTAACAATAGGCCTCCTCCTGGTTGTGACTTGGGCAACAAGAAAAACACTCTAAGG CTTGATGATTGGGTGCTGTGCCGAATCTACAAGAAGAGCAACACGCATAGGTCACCCATGGAGCATGAAAGGGAAGATTCAATGGATGACATGATTGGAGGGATTCCTCCATCCATCAACGTGGGCCACATGAGTGCGAGGTTTCATCATCTTTCAAAGATGACCACAGCCTACAACAGCGGTGCAATGTTGGAAAATGAACACAACTTGTTGGAAGGGATGATGATAGGTAATAACAACGGAGGGATGAACACAACTACTACTGCTACTACTACGCCTGGTGCCATGTCATCTCACTTAGGGGGATCCAAGGCAGAGCTTTCTTTTGTGCCAACCATGACTCACTCTTCAAACACTTCTAAGAGAACACTCTCATCACTGTATTGGAACGATGAGGATGTGACAGGAACATCATCTTCGAACAGAAGGTTCAATTTGGAAAGTGGGGACAATAATAATCATGGAAGTGTTGTGAGGGCTGATCAAGAGAATGGCACTGCTTCCTCTATTGCCACTCTGCTTAATCAACTCCCTCAAACCCCTTCATTGCACCAACAATCAATGTTGGGGTCAATAGGCGATGGACTTCTAAGAACAACATACCAAATACCAGGAATGAATTGGTATGCTTAG